Within Epilithonimonas zeae, the genomic segment TATCATTCACAGTTAGTCCAATGTTATCTTTATTACATAGATAAGTACTGAGAAGATAATTGTAATGACTGTTGAAATTGTTGCCATTGGCAATTTGCTGAAGGTGATATTTGAAATCATCATTGATTTTGCTGTAGATATCCGTCACTGTTGGCGCTGTAGCAACTTCGTCATCCAAATCTTCATAAGCCGGAAGAATTTTTATCATATGCTGAATAGGCTCATTATCAATATCAGTATATAAAGTCACAATATAATTTCCCGGATTTTTGAAGGCGTAAGTTGCCATTTTTTCTTTAGCATCAATGTTTCCGGTTTCTCCAAATTTCCAAGTAAATATTTTAGCATCGGGAGAATCTGCACGGAAAAACACATTTTCCAATTGCATTGCCTGGGTCGGAGCATCTATTCTGGTAGCCGCTTTTGCAGTGTCTGCAGGTTTGGAATAACCTCCTGAAACCAAAACAGGAAAAGACTTGGTGTACTTGTTGTCGATAATTACAGAAACTTGATAATATCCAGGTTTTTTGAAAAAGTGA encodes:
- a CDS encoding PKD domain-containing protein, whose translation is MNYIQKNRKNIIIAVISLLLLAAIIILWLQRKVIHSSDDIVAAVYPTSLNVGDTLTFEDKTTFGKTRKWDFGDGFNSDKNKGSHFFKKPGYYQVSVIIDNKYTKSFPVLVSGGYSKPADTAKAATRIDAPTQAMQLENVFFRADSPDAKIFTWKFGETGNIDAKEKMATYAFKNPGNYIVTLYTDIDNEPIQHMIKILPAYEDLDDEVATAPTVTDIYSKINDDFKYHLQQIANGNNFNSHYNYLLSTYLCNKDNIGLTVNDKNNSFYNYCMGLQFDKNNSIQEVKTTLDTNQNCVVKVEVKQSK